The sequence aaactccatgacacataggtaggtgtcctctcttggacccatccattgaaaaccgtttcaatatggtgtcgatgtaggttgcttgagtgagtcctatcattctcttagatctatatctatagatctgtatccctagaatataggatgcctcacccaaatccttcatcgagaatctacctgataaccatatctttgttgactgcaacatccctacatcattcccaatgagtaagatttcatcaacataaagtactaagaatgtcacagcatccttaactactttcttgtacacgcatggttcctccgggttcttgatgaaaccaaaatcctttattgtttcatcaaatttctggttcaaacttcttgatgcttgttttagaccatagattgatctctgaagcttgcatacctaaagctcgcttcccatggatgtgtacccctcaggctgcttcatatagatttcttccttaatgtctccattaagaaaggaagtcttcacatccatttgccatatctcatagtcataccatgcagctatggcaataaggattcttatggacttgaacattgcaactggtgaaaaggtttcatcatagtcaactccttgtctttgagtataacctttcgccaccaatcgcgccttgtaggtcaataccttaccatcaggcccaagctttctcttgtagatccatttacacgctattggaacaattccatcgggaggatctactaaagaccaaacttggtttgtatgcatcgaatctatttccgactgcatagcttcaagccataaatttgaatccgcatcagaaattgcttccttgaagttccttggatcacatccaacatcgggttcatcttgatccccttcaagaagaataccatatcgaataggaggtctagaagtcctctaggatcttctaggtataggcgtgtctatcaatggttcctgagatgtaggatcgttattttgtatttcgggttcttctcgaatttcttcgagttccatcatctcgcctttcttatccaataagaactccttctccaagaaggtggcattccttgaaacaaacacctttgtttcagcaggatgataaaaataatatccgaatgaattcttcggataccctacaaaataacataaggtggatcgactatccaacttatctcccactgtctgcttcacgtaagcaggacatccccaaatcctcaagtacgaatacttaggagctttgtcattccataactcgtatggtgttttgtccactgctttggtgtggacgtttttcaacaacaacaccgctgtttcaagcgcgtagccccaaaacaaaggtggaagctcagtgaagctcatcatggatcgaaccatgtccaacaaagttcgattacgacgctccgatacaccattcagctgaggtgtcataggaggagtccactgagagagaatcccattctctttcagatagtccaaaaactcggtactcaagtattctccacctcgatccgatcgaagtgctttaatacttttacctagcttgttttctacttcagccttgaattctttaaacttttcaaatgcttcagacttatatttcattaaatataaatacccataccttgaataatcatcagtaaaggtaatgaagtaggtgtggccaaatttagtaccaattctaaatggaccacaaacgtctgtatggatcaaatccaacagattttgactacgctcaggtttcctcttaaaaggagatttagtcatttttcctttcagacaggactcacaagtaggtagagaggtaatatcagacatatcaaacatgccctctcccactagcttgttcatcctccttgaggaaatatgacctagactagcatgccaaaggtttgccgggttttgactatcgattttccttttgtttgttgttaccggtttatcaacataatttattggaacatcttttagttttaagttatatagatcgttttcaagttgtccatttccattcaaacattcattttgtaaatattgaaaatctcattcacaaaattgcaagaataaccatctctatcaagcatagaaacagaaataatgtttttaatcaaatctggaacaaataaaacatctctcaaaagtaacttaaaatcgttctgcaaaattaaataaacatctcccacagctttagcttcaactctggaaccatttccgagcctcagctgggtctcacccattctaagcctgcgacttcttgtcatcacctgcaaatcattgcaaatatgagatccacatccggtatccaatacccaagaaatagtattaagtgaaacatttatttcaatatagaacatacccttcgcagttcgcaaatgctctagatattccttgcagttacgcttccaatgaccgggcttcttgcagtaatggcaaacatccttggacttttccatgtttgaagcctttgtcttgtacttcttttcgggttcgattttcttgggtggggcagaacgtttcttaccctttgtacttggccccttcttagcagaagaagaggagcccaccaagaaagccggtttatccttctttaaagtggattcatatgttacaagcatattgaccatctcttcaagggaggcctttatcttgttcatattgaaattcaccacaaatccgtcaaacgaagaaggaagagatagaagtagtaagtccacgttgagttcatgctccaacaccaaatcaagcgttaccaacttctgtatgagccaaatcacttgtaccccatgatcacggaccgaagtccttcacgcatgcgacacgtcattagctcttttacagtagcaaacctttcagctctcgattgagccccaaaaagttccttgagttgcacgtgaatgtcagcagcattcacggtgtcctcaaatcacctctggagttcatcagacatcgaggcttgaatatagaatttggccttgatatcatggtcccaccatgtatcaagtttggccaactcttccggacttacatcagctggtgcttccttcggaggagatttttctaacacgtagagcatcttctccgaggtcaagacaatcttcaacttacggaatcattccgtatagtttgcgccagtcagtttattttgttcgaggatagagaaaagtggattacgcaaattcatctttatgaaatactgaaaagaaacagacaaatatcagtgattgtttaattaatttactaagacataaaataggcgaaatttattttatgaatctcactcccactattttaacgatttcactaccctctagtgaaaacgggaaactgttttccttggtgagaacatggagtccaattgacaaactatggtcccgaataatatcagccaaccataattttcaaaaggtagagcccaattgcttccaaagcaacctccacgtttttacctcatgtccaataagggcccaataatatgatgccgtttattgtgacatgtcaagatgacccatcaatattaagttgtgatggacggtcgccatgtggatcccccaataatatgagccgatcccatgggatttccacccaacttacaacatgtgtcgatccaatgtacagctttccgacgaacgggccccccccaataatatgagccggaccgtatccgtgggtagcatctcatacattgatcgttaatggaaggtaggaacatttaaacaattttaaatttcctttatttatcttgatatcaattttaaatcatatttaaaatgtgggattttaattttgaaaatttgtctcatcattttaaaattttgtatgcttgccggattcacacaattttgtctaaaacatgcatacaacaataatattgtatattatataggatgatcgattccatttctaatcgacccgtggtttccaatcacgagtcttagtccaatcctaggtaatatgcaggtatgcaatgcaatcctattacattgtgcttctaatttacatttcttctatctttattgtctgctgggcccacttccatcttcaaatcttcatctcatactaagtctaatgtatttacaataaataaccatgacaagtaggggatacattttaaggggtgggaacgggccataaaccaggcccattaataaatccaacaacaataaaaaaaatgtaaattcctaacatacacctacaaaattggtcatggaaatcgatcatccttatccaataatatttaattcaaaattaatttattggatatcatgcaatggcaatttaaattaaaaggataaaatcatatttcatatataaaatcttattttacatacaaaatcatattttatctttttatcaaataaaatcatatttgacatataaaatccaattttatacataagatcatattttactcaatatttccataagatcatatcttatcatcaatgtaccaaaaataattaatttcataaaatctgatttaacggataaaatctataaattttccaaaaattcaaatttatccaaaaatcaattttaaaattttcggactcgaacaattcgatccgatgcctcgtggaccaatcaaaaacaattttcgatcggaccaaaaatagaattttaatatattaaaatttaaattttaaaattaaaaattaatttttccgcgggccgcctgggacgCTCCttggctgcccgcgccccaaaggggctcgggccgggcagccctgctgcccctagggcagcgcctaccgctgcgctgggcagcgactctcgctgcccctcaggcagcgatccaatcgctgtccgtgtttttgcccgaaaaatttttaatttaaaaatttattttgtttcaaaaaccgagttttaaaaatttttttacaatcgattaatttaatcgcttgatctgagcaacctggctctgataccactgttggagaacggcgatcagatcaatcagaattgatacccggtgcagcggaagtttaaaaattttatatggaacgattccataatgggtatcaaaactttacgattaaattgtgtgtgtacaaattaaataacaatataaatttttacctccaatctcgaatcgagattatggacaccaacagattgctctgctcttgttgtatctcctaggaactgatggacgaactgttcttcaatcaggtccacgaacaatgatttaatccctctgatagattgcactagaaaatctatcagaagtttctacgaagagaattaacgaatttcatccgttaaaccagactgcaaattcaaaattcacaggctggatttttcccgagcaaaggggagggggcggcggccacagtaagaaaaaaccagggttttcgaaaaatattttgtgacctctgttatgtaatttctgtactgtaataacttatttataatgtgggctgctaacagcttagggcccattagtcataagttcaagcctgacaagcaaagcctgcatgttcagaaattaatataaaattaatcgtgactcagattgataaaccgattttaccaatgttcacaaaaaccatttctgcatcttttagagtcaagataaattttctgaatccgaattcagtgatttccaaaaatgcccattcctatgtcattttaggaaatcttactcctctacttttaaataagaagtccaacttctttgttcattaaatttaactctttaaatttaactatctcaacggggattaaaaatccattactctgtgtgaccctcaatggttcagggatacagctagccgtgggctcacaactccttgtgattcggaacaacaatttccgacttgcccatcgaatcatggtaagagcgcctagcaacatctccccatgattccctaggtatcattgatagtgcctacaagaaccaatagattttggttaacgtacagtacggtcccttcatccatatatcccgatcgaatcaacaaccattggtaaatcgagagtcgttcgagattcgataactatgcaacacatcttgaagatcaaatagtgacatcgcatgtgttactaagaaaccatttcttaaaacacatcatgtactctggcaagatattcgtcacactaatatctcctcagattgcataggatatccatactcgtaagtatgtggtgaatccttgacaacaaagcatcgaatcctatatgtgttgtaactgtacccaatcccgacacctgatgaccccaatagagtcggtaaacaagtcaaagtacagtactagcatatagagtctcaatgatgtttcaagtagtaaggactaatggcgtacaaccaaaaccgcagactttatccactcgataagtgataaccacttggaaagttcggatagggtagttcgatcattcatcgtatgaatatccaaggtctttatcaaaacaacaatagtatatcacaatataacaatatgaagaaagataaagtcattgccattaataaaagtgtaaattatattaaacaaaagattgtttatacaaagagtcatcaaaacccttagccacaagttggctcaccgggcacccactctttcaaggcGACAACAAGTCATCACAGGAGGGCCCCATAGGAGAATCTATTCCACATGTTGATGATGCTGAAATGGTGGTTCAACCGGAGGTGGAAAATGTTGAGCAACAACCACAAACATGTTAaggaggatcgagaataattcCAAAAATGCTGGTGGTTCCTTCTGACCATTTTTACTCCATGGTCTCAAAGAAATTTGAGGATATGGATCTGATGGTCTCTGGTACAATGGAACGCATGGAGTAAGCGCATAGTTTGATGATCTCGTCAATGATTTATATGCGAGGTGATATGAGAAAACTCAAAACCAGTAGTGAAGGGGTTCCAAAGATCACTGAGGTATCTCAAGAACAGACAGTTAATCCGAAGAAAATTGCTGGTGAGAGCCACAAATCTAACGAAGGTGGATGATCCAGCAAAGGTTCTCTGGCAGGCGATCCTCGCCGCCCTGGGAACCCCAGGCTTGGACATCCAAATGATAGATATACTTCTCCTCAAAGAAGAGAAGATGAACCTTGGATGAGGGGTCCTCTAAATCAAAAGGTCAGTGGAAAAGCATCTATGATCCAGAGTTATGCGGACACCAACCTGAGAGCACAGCCAGGCCTTTACGATGAACCGTATGCTCGCCCATATCCATGTTAAACACTCGGGGGGCAACCACTTATCATCATCCATTAACTGGACCATTGGCAGTGGATCAGGAAACCATAAGGGAAATGGTGCAAGATTTGTATGGACTAGGGATTAGGCCAATGACTAGGCATGAGTTCCACAAACCCTATCCAGAGATCATCGACATCAACAATCCTTATCCTAAGGGTTTCAAGGTACCAAATTTTACACTGTTTTCAGGAGATGATAGCCAATCATCCACTGAGCATGTATCGAGGTTAACTATACGGTATGGAACATTGGGCAACTATGAGAATTTTCCATTCTTCAAGATGAGGTTGTTTCCAAACACTTTGACAGGAACAACATTCACATGGTACACTAAACTACAAGGAACTCTATTTTCACTTGGCATGAACTGGAGAAATTGTTCCATACTCAGTTCTATAGAACTGAGCCAGAAACTAGTATCGCTGATTTATCCAGGTTAACTCAGATATCCGGGGAGACAACATGGTTATTCATTGAGTTATTAAAGAAATTGAAAAACCGATGTAAGGTTTTCTTGCCAGAACCTGAGTTTGTCAAGTTGGCACAAAGAGGATTGGATTTGGAATTGAGAAAGAAATTTCAGGGAACTGAATTCcgtgatttttatgaaatggACGCGAAAGTGGCCAAGTATGAGGAACTCTTACAGGAGGAATCACGCTGAAAGAAAACTACCATCGATTCTTATTATTAGGATGTGGAGGATGTATTTGCGGAAGTTGGAAAATCCGGTTCTTGTTTATGTACATCATTGAAGCGTGAAATTGGTGAACCCGCAAAGCTAAGTTCATCAGTGATGCAAGGTATGAGGACTGTTGAGTACATATTTGACATTTCCAAAACAGAGGAGATATTTGATTTCCTTGTTAAGGAGAAGTTCATCACATTTCCCGCGGATCATCATATATCAAAGAAAGCAGAGTTGAAAGGGAAAGAATATTGCAAGTATCATAACTCTTTCAATCATAATACTAATTCTTGTTGGGAGTTTAGGAATATCATTCAGGATAGGATCACTAAAGGGGTACTGAAGTTCCccgagaaaaatgaaatcaTGCCGATTGATGAAGATCCTTTTCCTCATGTTGCACAAATGAACGCTAGTACTCCATACTAGAGGAGTATCATTAACCAGAGGAGAGAACATCGACGAGACAGAGAAATGAGCCTAAGGAATGGATTGAAGTGATCTTGGGTTCCTAAGAACATGTTAttcgaaatcaaagaacaaaATAGCAGGAAAAGGATCCATGAACATGCCAAAAGAACCATGGCCTATAGTCCAAGGAATTCTTTCCAAGGTCCCAAGGAAACACACTCAAGGGGTAATCACATGGCTCTCCGAGAAACACAGAGGGTTTCCCAAACCCACGTGTCATTGGCTATTCCAGGGAACCATCATCGCAAAGTCCAAATTAAAAGGAGGGAGAAGCCCAGGTTTGTGGTTCCTCCTAATGTACAAACAGTTGTACAGTGGCACTTGGTACGCCACAAAAATTTTCCTCTACCACTTACCAGAACCCAAAAGAGGAGgcttttgagagaaaaaacaATGTCACGTAGGGTCGCTGAAGAATCTTCAATGCCAAACAAGAGAAAGTTTTGTAGAAAAGCAACCGAGGATAAATaatttgatgatgatgatttattATCCGAGTAAGAACCAAGCACCAAAAAATAGGTTAGTTTTCAAGTAGGCAAGTTTATCATATCGGTGGATTATGCCACTAGATTTGTGATCCTACCTGATATGTTCAAATCTAAAGAGTAATCCACTAGTACAACGAAACCAATGCAGGAAGATAGTAAGGAAAATATATCCACAGAACCATGCACTGGTGTAAGCATACAAGAGGAACCACATAAACCAAAGAGAGTTGTTCTTGAAAAGCCCGCCATTGAAATGACCAAACATGTTCGACCATTATACATCAAAGCACATGTAAATGGACAACCAATATCAAGGGTATTGATTGATAATGGTTCTATAGTGAATATTTTACCATTGAGGGTATTCAGGAACCTCGGAAAAGAGGAGTCAGATCTTATCCCACAGAGGTGTCGGTAACAGCATTCACAGGGGAAGTTACCAAAACTATTGGCGTGTTCCCTGCAGAAGTATTGGTAGGAAGTAAAACTTCTTTATCAGCATTTTTTGTGGTCAATTATTCTGCTAATTTTGAGGCCTTGTTATGTCGGGATTGGATACATTCCAATCATTGCATACCATCATCAATACACCAGTTCCTAATGTTTTGGATAGGAGATGATGTGGAGATCGTACAAGCAGATTCCCAGCCATTCCAAAAAATTCAAGTGTGGTTGAGTCCAGATATTACAATTGCGATTTTGGTCCAATCAAATTCCATGGGTAGAACAAAGGTGGCCAACGCAAGTCTGTGTATATAGAAACATTGGGAACCAATGACATATTTGGCAGATTTTTTAAGACTACTGTTATTGCGCCTTCAAGGCCAATGATCCAACCACTCATCGAGGGTGTTGATGATTGAGTTCCTTCAGATAGAATTGGAGGCAGCTGCAGCCGCCATTAAAAAAGCACAGGTTCAGCAGGTAGTAGATTTGGTAAGGAAATAACTGCTATGGGAAGTAAATGGTTTTGAAATCATCTACGAAGGAGAACCTGATTCTTGTGCGAACTACAACTAGAGGATCTCGCACTAGCACCGTCACAGTTGGAGGATCGCCAAACTCAAGTTCAAGATCCACTTGAGGAAGTAAACTTGGGAGATTTGGATAATCCTAAACCCATGTATATAAGCTCTTTATTATATGATGAATTCAAAGTTAAATTGAAGGAACTGTTGAAAGAATTTTTTAAAGATTGCTTTACTTGGAGTTATGAGGACATACCTGGGTTGGATCGAAAATTGGTAGAACATCGTCTCCCTATCAAAGATgatttcaatccatacaaacaACCAGCACGGAGAATGTCCAAGGAATTTGAAGCAAAAGTGAAGGAAGAAATAGAGAAATTGGTAAAAGCAGGGTTCA comes from Henckelia pumila isolate YLH828 chromosome 4, ASM3356847v2, whole genome shotgun sequence and encodes:
- the LOC140862686 gene encoding uncharacterized protein → MVQDLYGLGIRPMTRHEFHKPYPEIIDINNPYPKGFKVPNFTLFSGDDSQSSTEHVSRLTIRYGTLGNYENFPFFKMRLFPNTLTGTTFTWYTKLQGTLFSLGMNWRNCSILSSIELSQKLVSLIYPEPEFVKLAQRGLDLELRKKFQGTEFRDFYEMDAKDVEDVFAEVGKSGSCLCTSLKREIGEPAKLSSSVMQGMRTVEYIFDISKTEEIFDFLVKEKFITFPADHHISKKAELKGKEYCKYHNSFNHNTNSCWEFRNIIQDRITKGVLKFPEKNEIMPIDEDPFPHVAQMNASTPY